Part of the Musa acuminata AAA Group cultivar baxijiao chromosome BXJ2-7, Cavendish_Baxijiao_AAA, whole genome shotgun sequence genome is shown below.
CAGTCTCCCCAAGCATTATTGGGATCAGCAGAGGGTGGCACTAAAATATTTTTGATCTGCGATTAGGTAACATACGTCACACAGTAGAAACCTTCACGAGAGTAGTTTATAAGATAATATAGCTCAATAAAGTTATAACCTGCCATTGATCGTATGCTGCATTGAGTATAAAAAGGGGTGTCTTCATTGTGGCCACCACGTTCTGTGGGAAAAAGCACTGCATGTATTCACGTAACCAAAGAGTTAAGTCAGATGAATTGATGTCTTCTGTAATCGTTCCAGAAAGAAAGTATACTTCCCACCTTGTTTGCTGGTAACCTCGACGTGCATGAAGATGGCAAATTATTTGCTGATCCCTTCAAAACCAAAAAGCACCACAGAATTATCATCACAAAAAAGTTGGAGGGAGTCATCAATAAGGAGCATGAAAGGTCAGAGCATACATGAAGATTAACAACATCACTATAAAAGGATTCGATCGAGTCGGCTCCAgaaatatccttcctgttcataGAAACCTAGTACTGGTTAACGTCAGAGCCAGAAAGAGATTTAGAGATCACAATCAGATTAACGTATATTAGGTTAGACATCAATTCAAACCAAAAGTTTAAGCCACTTGAGTACAGACAAAACCTAGTATATGTAAACTTAGCGATAAACGACTATCCACTCAATCCATCTTTATTATCTTATACACATGAATATTTTTGGTTCAACTCTCTTTATctcgtatgtatatatgtgaataTTTGCAACAGTAGCCCGACGATGAGATTCGTGACGCGGACCAAAGAAGTAGAACTTACGCATCAATGAAATAACCAGCATCGGAGAAGCATTTCACTGTTGCACTAGCTGGGAGAAGACTGCGGAAGTTGTCACAATGTAGTATGGTAGTCAATCCACCTGCCGAGCAGCCACCGAGAAGTGCCTGCGAGCATTCACCAATGTTAGAACAGAAACTTTGAGAGTGATAAGACTTGACCACTTTACATCTGCATACCTTTTGTGCTTTGTTCATCCCCTTCGCTAATAGATCTTTCATTATAGCTCTCCAAACTCTGGCTCCTCTGAAGTGGAGACCTGTAGCCTAATCAAACGAAGATGTGAAAGACATGTTATCGATACAACGTTGCTTAGCAAGGAAATGAAACATATATCAGAAGAAGCATCGGATTAGGAGCTCACAGGATCTACTTTTTCTATGTCCCCTGTAAATGAGGCACCATCACAGTACCGAATCTTGACCCGGTTCCAGTTATAGAAGTCTGCAAGCATTGCAAGAATCAAAGCAAAGAATAAGACAGCAAAAGCTccgtattattattattgttgttgttgttgtatttgaTGGCATCATTCGAATGATACAATCAAAGTTAAATCtgacatgcatcaaaaaattgtgTTAATAGTACATTGGTAGAGAAGGAAGATTAATCATACCAGGATTCCTTTGCTGAACGCCTCCTAACATGCCAGAGAAGGAGACAGGCGGCATATGATTAGAGGAACCTCTAAAATTGCCTTTACGTACTACGCAATCATTAACAGTGCTGCACCAACCTCCTCCCTGCAAAATGACGAGTGAGGGATTTACTCCGCGACCAAGAATAGATTCTTTCGAAACTTGGATATTCAAATGGATAAAGACATGTTATACATTTCGAGATTTATAATATAGTTCGATATGATATGATGATATTGTAACACCACGATAAGTTTCACATCGAAGATGAACAAAATTAAGAATAACTTATAAGAATctaatgagtatattattattaactttaacttaaatactttaattaataatttatgttaaataaaactaataaataaaattgataatcATGTGACTAGTATGGTATGAAAGAATTTATCAGTTAACATAGGGTAAATTGACTATGCTCAAAATAAAGCCTGTATTGCCTTGTACTATGATACATAACAAAACTTGACCAATACATTAAggatatatgaaattgtgaatCTCGGTGTACATTTCTCTGTTTTAGcaaatagaaacataattaaaaAAGAATACAAATCTTGTTACTTCATTTTCAGCAGTGAATGTGCAAAATCTACTTTCACTTTACATTTTTTGtctatcaaagaaaatttttgcATCTACAGTATGGTAAAACAGTCTATCTGTTGTTGCATGTAATATAGAAGTCTCAGACGGGGAAACCTACAAGGAATTGAAGTTCTACAAGTTCTACAGATAAATCATGATCTAAGAGGCAATCCAATCACCATTTCTATTGTCAAAGCTCATGCTTCAGTTCTAGATGTTGAACTCAGGGTTGACAGGCATCCTATGTTGACACAAATCATACATGCATACAACATATAACCAACAATTAATCAAAAACGTACCAATCATAATATTTGAGGACTACGTCAAGAAAATAAACTGACCTCGACGAAAAGCAACCAGTTATTTGCACCAGAGCCAGAACCAGGGGCGAGATTATATGCTGCAGGACTTCCATCCAAGCAAACTGGAAAATAAGAAGACGAGTTCATTTGGAAGCTGCCGTGGGTAGATGTCCGAGAATGAACTTGTTCGGATAACTATCATTGCAATGAAGAAGATAAGATCCAAAAGAGAATCCATGGGTACACAGACCTGCTCCTTCAGCTACTGCACTTTTCAACAGAGTCATGGGCACATTGTCACCTTCAACTTGCAGAAAGGCCAGCAGATAGAGTAAGCAGACGAGAGGGCACacccatgttcctgatttaacacCAACCATTCTGCAACATCGATTCGAATCTGTTAGCACAGAAGACAGAAAAGCCTACAGGAGGAGTCGAAAGACCATTCTGCGCTTCATTATAAATAGCAATCTACGAGAATCCACGGGATATTCCAAGACAAGGCCTCAGAGAAGCATGCAAGCTGAGAACGAGGAACTTAGAAGAACTAAAAACACCTGAAATTTAACGGCAAAGCACTGCGCACAAACCGCTTCGCGATGAGCTGAGAACACTTGTAAGATGGAGAGGAACTCGAGACCTCGGCCGTTCTCATTATTGGCTGTGGAGGAAGGGAGACTCTTTAAAAGATTTTGCTGTGCACGGAATTTTTGGCGTAATGATTCCTGGAATCGTAGGTGTTAAAGAATTTGGAAGGTaacgatgaaagaaagaaaaaaattcaaaCAATCGTTCATTAAATAGCAAAGATGGAGGAAAGAATGAATATGATGGAAAGATGACGCAAAAAGAATATTTCGTGAGCAATTATATTACCATTTTGAAGGTTGTATCGGTAATGCACGAGACTCTCgggactaattatagattatcctctATAATTAACTATTCTTATAACAAAAGAATAAGGATTAAAATAATAGTAAGAAAAAGAGGTTTTCGGTAAGGTTATTCCTTTACCATAATTACAGTCTCTATATTTAGATATATACTTAACTCTCAGGATTCTTAtacagattaattatatatttttttatataattaattattttagtattctaatcattatacttttaaaagttatattgggaTCCCTATATtaacgaaagtgaaatatttaactatGTTTCTCCTTACGTCATCGATTCTATTGATGAAAATACCATGTACTTAGTGGTAAACCAAAGTGAGATAGAATCAGCACGTGCTGTGAGAAAAAATAGTTGATGTGAGAAAATTATAAGAATCGATGATGTGAGAAAATTATATTgatgaaaatataatatttttatttttatcaataaaactgATGATGTGAGAAAAAATGGAGTTAAAATTTTCACTTTTATAAGTATAAGATTCCTAAGGTAACTTTTAAAATTATAAGAATCGAGAtgctaaatataattaattataggagataatatgtaattaatccaTAAGGCTCCCGGGGAGTTAATGTGTTTTTAAATATAGAGACTATaattatgataaagaaataatcTAATCGTAAAAATTGTGTCTTTTGCTATTATTTTAATCATCGCTCCTTTGTTGTTATAATTTCAATTAAAACTCCTTTTCTCGTCCGTTTCAATAACTTGCTTCGATACCTTTATATTTTCTAAGTTGTTCACATTGGTCGATGAAAACACAAACTGTAACTCTCATACATGGCCTCTATTATTATGTTGCAAGGCTTGAATTTATAGCCTTTGTCATCATGTTGCTCACTGAAGCATAGCTCTCAATAGCTCCTAATTATATCTTTGTATGATTAAGTCACTCGTAAGACTTTTCCTATGTGCATCGCATTGCCTCGAATTATTTTAGGATAATCTATTACTCTACATCACCTCTTGGTGATGTATTCATTATACTTTGATCTTTGTGTAATGAACTCGGACTATAATATCACATTGTACTACCTCTATTGACACATCGCATGACCTTTGCCACCTCTTATTATACTCACTCATTATCAACTTTTATCCACTGGACTCGGGTCACACACAGATGATGTACAACTCTAGAATAGCATATCATCCAACAACTCTCGAAGTTCATTGATTTCGTTGAAAATTGGTGTGCTATTGTCCGGATCCTTAACCTTTGCTTCTAGCATAATCTCTATTGTGCATAGATTCATTTGCAACAACTTGAATGATAGCACTgtgatatattcttcaagagtctcCACCTCTATGTTCTTTTGTCTCGTTCTAAGGCATTCTATCTCCCACTTCGCCTCTGTAAGTGGAGTTGTCTTAGTCCCTTCGTCAATTATTTCACTGAGATAAGGTGTATATACCTTAAAACTCGCTTCGATTTTAGCACAatacaagatgagtccactctatCACAATGAGAAAACTATGGAACTATAGGGTCTCGCTCTTGCCTTTTAAAGAGTTTATATTCTTGACCTCCATTTAAGAAAAGCTTAGCGCCTTCGCTCCATGTTTTGTCTTATATATCGACTCAGTGCATATGGCTTAATTACTTCACTAAGttccacccaagttgctccactcggtTTGTATTGATATGATGGTTTGCTAATTTGGTACTTATATAAGGACTTGTATACAAATGATAGACTATTCATCATCGTCCCAAGACGATCAAAATTTAGCATTATGGAGCATGAAAACTTTCTTTTCGGTATAGAAAGGGTATATTTGTAAGAGGCTGAATTGTGCAATAGGTTTAACATATTACCGGGGCTTATGAGGCATAACGGGGGCTATATTAATGAAGGATCACAATTTAGCAAGTGCATTAATGATGGCAAAGTACTTTAAGAAGATGATGACCTCCAAAACTTATCAAGGGAAAGATCAATGTACATTAATGAAGGACAAGTCTTGATTCTCCAATATAAGATCCATGTACAAAGAACTACACATGTTGAGGGAGGTACAAAGTTTTTCAAAATGAAGATAGTTGCGAGCCAAAAGGCGTTCTGAGACATcaaaaaataatcattaaaaagTGTCGATAATAACATCAACTTAAATAGAGGAGAATATGATCATGGCATGCGCACAACACCTTTGTCAATAAACCGTTCATTAATTTTGTTTACTTGTACATTTATTtgacaatatatatttttatttttatatatttttgtttgaaaatggTAATCAAGAAAGAGATAGGCAAAACTATCCTCAAATAACTCAATTTTCtatgtattataatttattttctaCTGATTACGATGCGAAATAAAACATTCACCATCTCAATACCAATTTACACGTAAAACCTATAAAAACTTATCAACATACCCAACACTCAGTAAAGCTATAACCTTTTGCAAGACATTAAAACTTATCTGCGACATATTTTCTGAATTAGTTGATTCTCTGTTACAAGTTCTTTTAAGGCCTAAGCAAAATTACTTCTAATATAACCTTTTACGAATGGAAGATATAAAAATGTCTCACGACTCTACAAGTCTGGTTAAGTCCATGCAACCCTTCCCTCCTCTCTGCCTAACCCTCGACTTCTTCGTCGCCACTCACCAGAGGAGGCTGGGAGGACGATGGTAAGCAGGCAGGCAGGAGGGCTTTGGTGCATGGCCGGCAGGAGGCACGTGGTATTTCACTCGTTGTGGCATTTATAACTCGAGCACAAACTTCTCTGTCACGAGAAGATGGTCGTAATGGACAAACAGGATTCACTTTTCTTACAATATAAAGCAGCATTGTTTCCAAGGCATCATAATAAAAGAGAATTTAGATGCACCAATTCCCTTCGTCGGTGATGGAAGATCCCACACATAGTAGCTGTAAACCAATATCGCTACAGGAAACTCGGAGAGAGTGCAGATGGATCCGCTAGCAAATAACATACCTCATCGATGTTTAGCTGAGATGATAGAACTGATCAAAGTAGTAACATTTGTTGGTTCACCAAAAAAAGTTTTGACAAAAACCTCTTGCACCAAAAAAAGCTGCCATTTATGCACCACCTCAAATACTATCTTCACAACTGTCAACCAGTAATTTTCCCATAAACAAGCTTTAATTCACATCAACACACGTTCACGTTCACAGAATTGAGAGTTTTCCAGCCTTGAGACAGGTCAGGGAATCATAGCACGAGGGCCTCAAGCACAAAATAAGATGAGCTTCCAGCATTGGCCTCTAGCTTGCATCCGCTGTTCTATGATGTAAATATACTTCCACGGAAGGACATCCCAAAAGAATAGtaaggaatgcattaaatgtTTACACAGCCTACTCTTCTTTCTTGACAGGCCTGCTGCCATCTGGGGATCCACGATGCCCAACAGAGAGGCAGCACGGTGCAAGCTGCCTGTATCAAGATGCCTACTGAAAACCCCGAGAAGTCAG
Proteins encoded:
- the LOC103990397 gene encoding pectin acetylesterase 7-like isoform X1; the encoded protein is MRTAEVSSSSPSYKCSQLIAKRFVRSALPLNFRMVGVKSGTWVCPLVCLLYLLAFLQVEGDNVPMTLLKSAVAEGAVCLDGSPAAYNLAPGSGSGANNWLLFVEGGGWCSTVNDCVVRKGNFRGSSNHMPPVSFSGMLGGVQQRNPDFYNWNRVKIRYCDGASFTGDIEKVDPATGLHFRGARVWRAIMKDLLAKGMNKAQKALLGGCSAGGLTTILHCDNFRSLLPASATVKCFSDAGYFIDAKDISGADSIESFYSDVVNLHGSANNLPSSCTSRLPANKCFFPQNVVATMKTPLFILNAAYDQWQIKNILVPPSADPNNAWGDCKLDIKKCSSDQLQTLQGFRTTFLNALPAAGSSSTGLFILSCHTHCQSGDANTWFAADSPRIDNTPIGKAVGDWYFGRSSAVRKIDCPYPCNSSCRKVAKNSMED
- the LOC103990397 gene encoding pectin acetylesterase 7-like isoform X2 — translated: MRTAEVSSSSPSYKCSQLIAKRMVGVKSGTWVCPLVCLLYLLAFLQVEGDNVPMTLLKSAVAEGAVCLDGSPAAYNLAPGSGSGANNWLLFVEGGGWCSTVNDCVVRKGNFRGSSNHMPPVSFSGMLGGVQQRNPDFYNWNRVKIRYCDGASFTGDIEKVDPATGLHFRGARVWRAIMKDLLAKGMNKAQKALLGGCSAGGLTTILHCDNFRSLLPASATVKCFSDAGYFIDAKDISGADSIESFYSDVVNLHGSANNLPSSCTSRLPANKCFFPQNVVATMKTPLFILNAAYDQWQIKNILVPPSADPNNAWGDCKLDIKKCSSDQLQTLQGFRTTFLNALPAAGSSSTGLFILSCHTHCQSGDANTWFAADSPRIDNTPIGKAVGDWYFGRSSAVRKIDCPYPCNSSCRKVAKNSMED